The Actinocorallia herbida DNA window GACGACAGGGCGGCGAACGCGCTCTTCCGCGCGGGGCTGAACACCCATCGGGCGGCGCACGGGCTGCCGCCGGTGGAGAGCGTCCGGGATCTCGGGTTCACCGGGCGTCCGTGGCTCGCCTCGGATCCGATCCTGGACCCTTGGCCGGAGTCCGCGGACCGTGCCGTCGTGCAGACGGGCGCGTGGATCGTGCCGGACGAACGTCGGCTTCCGGAGGGGCTCGAGGCGTTCCTGGACGCGGGGGATCCACCGGTCTATGTGGGATTCGGGAGTTCGGCGATGCGGTCGTCGCAGGGCCTCGCGCAGGTGGTCGTCGCCGCGGTTCGGGCGCAGGGCCGTCGCGCGGTCCTTGCCCGGGGCTGGGCCGATCTGGCCGCGGTCGACGGCGCCGAAGACTGCTTCGTCGTCGGCGAGGCCAACCACCAGGCGCTGTTCCGCCGTGTCGCCGCGGCGGTCCACCACGGGGGCGCGGGCACCACGACCACGGCGGCGTTCGCGGGCGCGCCCCAGGTCCTGGTCCCCCAGCTCGGCGACCAGCCGCACTTCGCCGCCCGCGTCGCGGCCCTCGGCATCGGCGCGCACCACGACGGCCCGGTCCCGACATTCGAGTCCCTGTCGGCCGCGCTCAAGATCGCCCTCGCCCCCGAGACCGCGGAACGGGCGGCGGAGGTCGCCGCCGAGGTCCGTGCCGACGGCGCCGCGACCGCCGCCCGGATGCTGCTCGACGGCTGAGCGGCCGCGCTCAGCTGCGGCGCAGCGACCAGGTGAACGAACCGCGGCAGACGACCTTGCCTTCGGCGTCGGTGATGTCGGCGGAGGTGGTGAGCCGGGTGCGCGGTCCGGTGCCGGACAGGACGCTGCGGACCGCGGCGCGCTCGACGGGGCCGAGTTCGGTGACCGCGGTGAGGCGGCCGCGGGCGGGGGCCAGGAACTCCAGCGAGGCCGAGCGGCCCAGCGCGAGGACCCCTTCGGTCTCGGCGGGCGTCCGCGCGACCGAGAGGATCGCGGCGAGGCCCGCGGCGTCGATCAGGGTGATGAGGCCGCTGGAGTGCATCGAGTCGATGACGTTCGCCAGCGGCCCGGGGCCCGGCACGGCCACCTCGCCGCGGCCGTCGGCGGACCGCAGGACCTCGAGCCCCGCGGTCCGGTGCACGGTGACCGCCATCAGGAGGGAGCGCGCGTACCCGGTCGTGTCCATGTCGTCCGTTGTGTCCATGCGGTCCATGGTGGCAGTCTCAACGCCGGGCGTGTCGGCCGGGTGAACGGCGGGCGAGCGGGTCGGTCCGTGATCCGGCGCGCCTCGCGGCGATGGAGCTTCCGGCATCTGCGGTCTTCAAATAGACGTATTTGGCTACTTGACGGGCGCGCGTGGCGTCTGCGACGCTCGCGGCGCTGGTCCTCATGCCGGTTTCCGGCCCACCCCTGAGAGGATTCTGGTGCGAAAGCCCCGTTTTGTACTGCCCGTGCTCGCGCTCGCGCTCATCGCCGCCACCGCCGGCCCCGCGTCCGCCGAACCCGCGCCCAGGATCGAGGTGCGGCACGCACCGGCCGAAGCCGCCCGCACAGGCGAGTACCTCGTCGCGCTCGCCGACGGCGCCTCGCCGGACTCGGTCCTCGCGCGCGCCCGCGTCACCCGCACGACGTCCCGATGGAGCGCCGCGCTCAACGGGTTCGCCGCGCCGCTCTCGGCCCGGCAACTCGACCGGCTGCGCCGCGACGCACGGGTGCTGCACATCGTCGAGGACGCGGTCGTGTCGGGCATGTCGGGCGCGTCCTCGGCGGGCGTGCAGCCGAATCCCGGCTGGGCGCTCGACCGGATCGACCAGGCCGTGCTCCCGCTCGACGGCTCTTTCACCACGGCCTCCACCGGCGCGGGCGTCAACGCCTACGTGATCGACACGGGCATCGACACCGCCCACCCCGACTTCGGCGGACGGGCCTCGGTCGCCTACGACAACGTGGGCGACGGCTACAACGGCCAGGACTGCGACGGCCACGGCACCAGGGTCGCCGGCGCCCTGGGCGGCGCTCAATACGGCGTCGCCAAGGCCGTGAACCTCTTCTCCGTCCGCTTCAGCGACTGCAACGACGACTTCACCCTCGGCCAGTACACCGGCGCGCTGGACTGGGTCGCCGCGCACCACCAGAAGCCCGCCGTCGCCAACATCTCCACCAACTGGTCGCCCGCGATGGCCTACCTGATGGGCTCCTACCTGCGCCTGGTCGCCAACGGCCTCGCTGATTCCGGGGTCTTCGTCACCGCTTCCGCCGGCAACGACAACATCGACGCCTGCCAGGCGCCGCCCGCCGACGCCGCGGGCGCCTTCGCCGTCGCGGCCTCCGACGCGACCGACGCCAGGGCGTCCTTCTCCAACTGGGGCTCCTGCGTGGACCTCTATGCCCCCGGCGTAGCCGTCGACCTGCCTACGATCGGCGGCGGCCACGCCGCGGCGAGCGGAACCTCCTTCGCGGCCCCCCTGGCCGCAGGGGTGGCGGCCCTCTACAAGGCGACGTACGGAGACACCTCCTACTCGACCATCCGCACCTGGCTGCTCGCCCACGCCACCTCCGGCGTGATCAGCGGCAACACCTCGCCCACCCCGAACCTCCTTCTCAGCACCGGCGGCCTCTGACGCTCGGCTCCGGCCGCCGGAATCCGCGTGTTCGGGCGGCCGGGCGGGCCTTTGGGTCTTGACGTCCGGGTCCACGCGGTCTGAGGTGGGAGCCCGAGGTGGGGAGATCACATGTCCGATGTGGAAGTGGCGCGGGCGTCCGTCGAGACGTCCGGTGCGAAGGTCGCGGCGGCCAAGGCGGCGTTCTCCGACGGGCGGACCAGGCCGCTCGAGTGGCGGCGCGCCCAGCTCGAGGGGCTGCTCCGGATGCTCAAGGAGGAGTCGGCGCGGATCGAGGCGGCGCTGCACGCCGACCTCGGCAAGAGCGGTGTCGAGGCGTACTTCACCGAGGTCCAGGCCGTCGACATGGAGGCGCGGCACACCCTGCGGAACCTGCGCAAATGGACGGGGGAGCGGCGTGTGCGCACCTCGTGGGCCCTCGGGCCGAGCCGCGCGTCGATCCGGCGCGAGCCGCTGGGCACGGTCCTCATCATCGGGCCGTGGAACTATCCCGTCCACCTGCTGCTCATGCCCCTGATCGGGGCGCTCGCGGCGGGCGACGCCGTCGTCCTCAAACCGAGCGAGCTGACGCCGGAGTCGTCGCGGCTGATCGCCGAACTCGTCCCGAAGTACCTCGACGCGGAGGCCGTCCAGGTCGTCGAGGGCGGGGTGGCGGAGACGACCCGGCTCCTGGAGCATCCCTTCGACCACATCTTCTACACCGGCAACGGCACCGTCGGCGCGATCGTGATGACCGCCGCGGCCCGGCACCTGACCCCGGTGACCCTCGAACTCGGCGGCAAATCGCCGGTCTGGGTGGACGACTCGTACCCCCTGGAACGGGCGGCCCGGACGATCGCGTGGGGGAAGTACACCAATTGCGGGCAGACCTGCGTCGCGCCCGACTATGTCCTGACCACCCCGGAGCTCGCGCCCGCTCTGGCGGCGGCGGTCGGCGAGGCGGTCGCGGAGTATTACGGGAGTGATCCCCGCGAGTCCCCGGATTTCGGCAGGATCGTGAACGAACGGCACGCCCAGCGGCTCGCCGACCTGCTGGACTCCGGCCGCGCCGTCGTCGGCGGTACCGCGGACGTCGCCGCGCGCTATGTCGCCCCGACCGTCCTGCTCGACGTGCCAGCGGACTCACCCGTCATGCGGGAGGAGATCTTCGGCCCGATCCTCCCGATCGTCACGGTGCCCGACCACCGCGCGGCCGTCGCGTTCATCAACGCCCGCCCGAAACCCCTCGCCCTGTACGGCTTCACGAACCGCGCCGAAGTCCGCGAAGCGCTCCTCACCGGCACCTCCTCCGGCGGCATCGCCTTCGGCGCCGTCATGGTCCAGCTCGGCGTCCCCGCCCTCCCCTTCGGCGGCGTGGGCCCCAGCGGCACCGGCGCCTACCACGGCGAACACACCGTCCGCACCTTCAGCCACGAACGTGCCGTCCTCCGCAAACTCCGCGGCCCCGACCTGGCCGCCCTCATCCGCCCGCCCTACACCCCCCGCAAGTCCAGACTCCTACGCGGCCGCTGACCTCCGCCATCAGAGCGCTTCGCCGGGCGGGGCGTCGACGGCATCGCGGGGCCGAACTCCCGCGCGGTACCGGCCGGTCGCGTCGGCGCGCGTCGGCGGGCGGGGCACCGGCACCGCCGCGGAGCCGACCTCGCCCTCGCCCTCGACGCCGACGCCGACGCCGTCATCATCCGCGACGACCTGGCCACGCTGCCGACGGTCATCGCCCTGTCCCGGCGGGCCCGGCGCGTCGTCGCGGCCGACCTCGCCATCGCCGGAACCGCCATCGGCGTCCCCGTCCTCTGGGACCATGTCGGTGACCTCCCCCTTCCGCTCGGTGTCCTCGGGCACGAGGGCCGCACCGTCATCGTCGGGCTGAACGGGGCTGCGCCTGCTCCGCCGCTCGGCCTGGCACAAGGCGGCATCAGACGGCCGAAACGGGGAGCCTTCGCGCTCTTGACCTGATCGGCGGCCTCCGTCTGAGATCATGCCCTTCGGGGATTTCCAAGGTGCGGAGGCAAGCGTGGCCGTCGGCCAGGTTCTCAACGACCGGTACCGCCTGGACTCCGTGCTCGGACGGGGCGGCATGGGGGCCGTCTGGCTGGGCCTGGACACCCTCCTGGGCCGCCGTGTGGCGGTGAAGACGTTGCAGGTCGAGACGCCAAGGGCCGCCGACCGCTTCCTGCGCGAGGCCCGCACCCTGGCCGCCGTCCGATCCCCCGACGTGGTCCGGATCCTCGATTTCGGGACCTCGGGCGACGGCACGGTCTTCATGGTCATGGACCACGTGGCCGGGCTGACCCTCGCCACGAGACTCGCCGACGGCCCGCTCACCGAACCGGAGACCCTCGGCCTCGTCGGCGCGATGGCCCGGGCCCTGAGCACCGTGCACGCCGAAGGCATCGTCCACCGGGACGTGAAGCCCGCCAACATCATGCTCAACCCCGACGGGACCGTCATCCTCGTCGACTTCGGGATCGCGCTGGCCCAGGGCGGCCCCAAGCTCACCCAGTCGGGCGTGCTCGTCGGCACCCCGTCCTATCTTGCGCCGGAGCAGGCCGACGGCGGTCCCATCACGCCCGCCACGGACGTCTACGCCCTCGGCGTCGTCGCCTATGAATGCCTCACCGGACATCCTCCCTTCGACGGCTCGACGCCGATGGCCGTCATCTCCAAGCACCTCACGGAAGAGCCGCCGCCGCTTCCCCCGGGCGTCTCCACGGCCGCGGTCTCCCTGATCGAGCGCGCGCTGGCGAAGGCTCCCGCCGACCGCTGGCCCGACGCCGCGGCCATGGCGAGGGCGGCCGAAGACCAGGCCGCCGCCACCACGATCCCCGGCCCCCGGGCGGTGCCGCCCGAGCCCACGGGGCGCGGGCGGCGGGCGCTCATCGCGGGCGCCGTGACCCTCGCCGCGGTCGCCGCCCTCGCCGTGGCGCTCCGCCCCGACGCATCGGATCCGCAGACCTCTCGGTCACCGGAGGCGGCCACGGGTTCGGCGCCCGCCGTGCCCTCGGCGGCGCCCGCCACCGCTCCGGCGACCACCGCGGCGAGCGCGCCGCCGCCCGTCGCCGGCCCGGCGGCCTGGTGGCAGTTCAGCGCGACCGACGCCCCCGCGCCCGAGCTGCTGGGCAACGCGACGCTGAAGGACGACGCCGCACACGACGGGGTCCTCACCTTGGACGGCCTCTCCGGCGTCGCCTCGGCGCGGATCCCCGCCCTGGACCCCGCGAAGCCCTTCACCGTCGCCGTCTGGGCCCGTTTCTCCGGATTCGGGAGAACCGAGCGGCGCGACGTCACGCTCGCCAGCATCCCCGGTGAGAACACCTCGGCCTTCCTTCTCCAGTACAAGGCCGCCTGGGGCGCCGACGGCTGGCAGTTCATCATGCCCCGCGCGGACCGGATGGAGCCGCCGGTGGACACCGCGGCCTCGGCCGTCGCGCCCAAGCCGGGCCGCTGGTACTTCATCGCGGGCGTGCACGATCCCGCCACCAGGCGGATCAGCCTCTACGTCGACGGCGAACTGCAGGATTCCGCCCGGCACACGGCCACCTGGGGATCGGCCGAGCCCCTGCGTCTGGGCGCGCATCTGTGGGCCCGTCTCGAAGGCGGATTCTGGCCGGGCGCGCTCGACAAGGCCGCCGTCTACCGCCGAGCGCTGACCCCCGGCGAGATGAAGGCCCTCGCCTCCTGGTGACCCGGCCGATCGACCGACCGGGAGGACCCGGCCGGGGAGATTCGGGCACCGCCGCCGAGCCATGATCCCCTGCTGCCGTCTGCTTGTGTCTCACCATGGATGCAAGGATGTATGCTTGGCGACATGAGCGTCGATTCCGCAGCCGAGCGCGTGTACCGCGAGACCAAGGAGCTGATCCTCTCGGGGCGGATGCCGCCAGGCCGGCTGATCTCCGAGGGGGACGTCGCGGTGCGGATGGACGTGAGCCGTACACCCGTGCGGGAGGCGTTCGTGCGGTTGCAGAGCGAGGATCTGCTGGAACTCATCCCCAAGCGGGGCGCGGTGGTGACGCCGGTGCCGCTCACCGAGGCCGCCGACGTGCTGGAGTCGCGCGCCGCGCTGGAGGTCGCCGCGGTGCGCCGGATGGCCGCACGGCAGGACGACACCGCACCGCTGCTCCGGCTCCTGGCGGAGCTCGTCGCCGAGCAGCGGCGTACGGCCGACGGCCGGGACGTCGCCGGGTTCGCCGAACTCGACGCGCGGCTGCACCGTGAGATCGTGACCGCCGCGGGGAACGGGCTCGCCGAGCGTTTCTACGCCACGCTCGCCGACCGGCAGCGCCGGATGAACGTCTGGGCGATCATGCCGGATCCCGGCCGCATGCACACGCTCGCCGACGAGCACGAGACCCTCGCCCGGCACATCGGCGCCCACGACGTCCCGGGATTCGAGGTCGCGCTGCGCGCCCACCTGATGGCCACGCACGGCGCCGCGGCGCAGTGGCTGGCATGAGCGCGCTGCGCACCGGCCCGGCGCCCGCGCCGCGTCCGGAGACCGCCGGATTCGGCGGGGAATGGGTCGTGGTCGCCGCGCTGATGGCGATGGTCGGCTGGGGCGGCAACGAGTTCACCCCGCTGCTCGCGGTCTACCGGGAGCACGGCTACTCGGCGGTCGGCGTCGACGCGCTGCTCGCCGCCTACGTGGCGGGACTCGTGCCCGGCCTGCTGATCGCGTCGGCGCTGTCCGACATGCTCGGACGGAAGCCGGTGATGCTCGCCGGGGGAGCGGCGGCCGTGCTGGGCAGCGCGCTGATCGCGCTGGGGCCGTACGGGCCGGTGTTCGTTGCGGCGGGAAGGCTGCTGTCCGGGCTCGGCATCGGCATCGCGATGGCCGTGGGCACCACCTGGGTCAAGGAGCTCTCGGCCGGGGCCTCACCGGACGCCGGAGCACGCCGTGCCGCCATGGCGATGACCGTCGGCCTCGCGACCGGTCCGGGCGTCGCCGGGCTCCTCGCCCAATGGGCGCCCTGGCCACGCGTCCTGCCCTACGCCGTGCACGTCGTGCTCACCCTGCCGGTCCTGGCCGCGGTGGCCGCACACGCCGTCGAGACCCGCGCCCGTGACGACGGCCCACCCTCTCTGTTCGGCCGTCTCCGCGTCCCGGCCGCCGCAGATTCCTGCGTGTGGTGCTGCCCCTCGCACCCTGGGTCTTCGGCACGGTCTCCATCGCCTATGTGGTCCTGCCACAGCTCGTCGAAGCCCGCACCGGCGGCCACGGCCTCCTCCTGGCGACCGCGCTGACCGTGCTCACCCTCGCCGCGGGCGTCCTGATCCAGCCGCTCGCCCGCAGATTGGACGACATCTCCACCGCGCGCGCCAGCGTCGTCTCCATGCTCCTCGTCGTCGCGGGCATGATCCTCGCCGTCCCGGTGGCCGTCACCGAGAACCCCTGGCCCGCCTTCCTGGTCGCGCCGCTCCTGGGTTGTGCCTACGGCATCGCCGTGGTCTCCGGACTCCTGGAAGTCCAACGGATGGCCGCCCCCGACGAACTGGCCGGCCTCACCGGCGTCTACTACTCCCTCACCTACTCCGGATTCCTCCTCCCCCTGCTCCTGGCCACCCTGACCCCCTGGCTCACCTACCCGACCATGCTCCTCGCCCTCGCCGTCCTCGCCCTGGCCTGCGCGGCCCCCATCGCGACCGCGCAGGCCAGGCCGACCCCACCCCGCCCAACCACCCCACCATCACCCTGAGCACTCCCTCCCGCCAGGACTCATGGCTCCTGAGGCAGGTCGATGCCGACACCGGCAGCGTGCCGACTTCGGAGCTCCGCCGGCGGCGGGCGAGTCCAGGTCGGCCGCCCGCTCGGGCGCGGCGCCGACGCCGCATGCCACCGGTGGCGCGATGGCGCGGTTCGCACGCGCCCAGGCGCGCGCACGGGGCGGGACATGACGGTCTCCACAAGAGCTTGTATCGATATCTGTCTATTCAGTTGCACGGTGAATCGAAGTCCGTCAATATAGAAGAATGCCGAAACAAGAGCTGCACGTCCTCGGGCAGGACGGCGCGGACGGGTGCGGCCCGGCCCTGCTGACGGCCCCGCTGGCCGCCGACGAGGCCGGGGAGCTCGCGCGGGTGTTCAAGGCGCTGGGCGATCCGGTGCGGCTGCAACTGCTGTCGATGATCGCCTCCCGGGCGGGCGGCGAGGTGTGCGTCTGCGACCTGACCCCGGCCTTCGACCTGTCCCAGCCGACGATCTCGCACCATCTGAAGCTGCTGCGCGAGGCGGGGCTGATCGAGGGGGAGCGGCGCGGTACCTGGGTGTACTACCGGCTCATCGCCGAGACGACCGACCGGCTCGCCGCGATCCTCACCCGGCCCGGCGGACGCTCCGGGGCCGAGGCGTGACCGCGGTCCCGGTCCGGCTGTCGTTCACCGACCGGTACCTCGCGGTCTGGATCCTCGCGGCGATGGCCGCCGGGCTCGGCCTCGGCCGGATGGTCCCGGGCCTGGGCGACGTCCTGGCCGCGGTCGAGATCGGCGGGATCTCCCTGCCGATCGCCTTCGGCCTGCTGGTGATGATGTACCCGGTGCTCGCGAAGGTCCGTTACGACCGGCTCGACGCCGTCACCGGCGACCGGCGGCTCATGGTGTCGTCGCTCGTGGTGAACTGGCTCGTCGGCCCGGCCGTCATGTTCGCGCTCGCCTGGCTGTTCCTGCCCGACCAGCCCGAGTACCGGACCGGACTCATCATCGTCGGGCTGGCCCGGTGCATCGCCATGGTGATCATCTGGAACGACCTGGCCTGCGGGGACCGCGAGGCCGCCGCCGTCCTCGTCGCGCTGAACTCGGTGTTCCAGGTGCTCGCGTTCGGGCTGCTCGGCTGGTTCTACCTCGACCTGCTGCCCGGCCGGCTCGGCCTGGGCGAAGGCGAATCCCTCGACATCTCGCCATGGAAGATCGCCGCGAACGTCCTGGTCTTCCTCGGCATCCCGCTCGTCG harbors:
- a CDS encoding glycosyltransferase; amino-acid sequence: MRVLLSGYDSRGGVEPLVGLAAVLRKAGAEVRVCAPPDEEFAARSAEVGVRFTPVGFSVRALMTGTVAPSPADVPRRGEALIAEQLDLVAGEAEGCDVVLGTGLLPSVAGAASVAELLGVRYVYASYQSISLPSPHHRPMERPLHPLPADLTDDRALWEFDDRAANALFRAGLNTHRAAHGLPPVESVRDLGFTGRPWLASDPILDPWPESADRAVVQTGAWIVPDERRLPEGLEAFLDAGDPPVYVGFGSSAMRSSQGLAQVVVAAVRAQGRRAVLARGWADLAAVDGAEDCFVVGEANHQALFRRVAAAVHHGGAGTTTTAAFAGAPQVLVPQLGDQPHFAARVAALGIGAHHDGPVPTFESLSAALKIALAPETAERAAEVAAEVRADGAATAARMLLDG
- a CDS encoding PaaI family thioesterase; the protein is MDTTDDMDTTGYARSLLMAVTVHRTAGLEVLRSADGRGEVAVPGPGPLANVIDSMHSSGLITLIDAAGLAAILSVARTPAETEGVLALGRSASLEFLAPARGRLTAVTELGPVERAAVRSVLSGTGPRTRLTTSADITDAEGKVVCRGSFTWSLRRS
- a CDS encoding S8 family peptidase: MRKPRFVLPVLALALIAATAGPASAEPAPRIEVRHAPAEAARTGEYLVALADGASPDSVLARARVTRTTSRWSAALNGFAAPLSARQLDRLRRDARVLHIVEDAVVSGMSGASSAGVQPNPGWALDRIDQAVLPLDGSFTTASTGAGVNAYVIDTGIDTAHPDFGGRASVAYDNVGDGYNGQDCDGHGTRVAGALGGAQYGVAKAVNLFSVRFSDCNDDFTLGQYTGALDWVAAHHQKPAVANISTNWSPAMAYLMGSYLRLVANGLADSGVFVTASAGNDNIDACQAPPADAAGAFAVAASDATDARASFSNWGSCVDLYAPGVAVDLPTIGGGHAAASGTSFAAPLAAGVAALYKATYGDTSYSTIRTWLLAHATSGVISGNTSPTPNLLLSTGGL
- a CDS encoding aldehyde dehydrogenase family protein, which produces MSDVEVARASVETSGAKVAAAKAAFSDGRTRPLEWRRAQLEGLLRMLKEESARIEAALHADLGKSGVEAYFTEVQAVDMEARHTLRNLRKWTGERRVRTSWALGPSRASIRREPLGTVLIIGPWNYPVHLLLMPLIGALAAGDAVVLKPSELTPESSRLIAELVPKYLDAEAVQVVEGGVAETTRLLEHPFDHIFYTGNGTVGAIVMTAAARHLTPVTLELGGKSPVWVDDSYPLERAARTIAWGKYTNCGQTCVAPDYVLTTPELAPALAAAVGEAVAEYYGSDPRESPDFGRIVNERHAQRLADLLDSGRAVVGGTADVAARYVAPTVLLDVPADSPVMREEIFGPILPIVTVPDHRAAVAFINARPKPLALYGFTNRAEVREALLTGTSSGGIAFGAVMVQLGVPALPFGGVGPSGTGAYHGEHTVRTFSHERAVLRKLRGPDLAALIRPPYTPRKSRLLRGR
- a CDS encoding protein kinase domain-containing protein; amino-acid sequence: MAVGQVLNDRYRLDSVLGRGGMGAVWLGLDTLLGRRVAVKTLQVETPRAADRFLREARTLAAVRSPDVVRILDFGTSGDGTVFMVMDHVAGLTLATRLADGPLTEPETLGLVGAMARALSTVHAEGIVHRDVKPANIMLNPDGTVILVDFGIALAQGGPKLTQSGVLVGTPSYLAPEQADGGPITPATDVYALGVVAYECLTGHPPFDGSTPMAVISKHLTEEPPPLPPGVSTAAVSLIERALAKAPADRWPDAAAMARAAEDQAAATTIPGPRAVPPEPTGRGRRALIAGAVTLAAVAALAVALRPDASDPQTSRSPEAATGSAPAVPSAAPATAPATTAASAPPPVAGPAAWWQFSATDAPAPELLGNATLKDDAAHDGVLTLDGLSGVASARIPALDPAKPFTVAVWARFSGFGRTERRDVTLASIPGENTSAFLLQYKAAWGADGWQFIMPRADRMEPPVDTAASAVAPKPGRWYFIAGVHDPATRRISLYVDGELQDSARHTATWGSAEPLRLGAHLWARLEGGFWPGALDKAAVYRRALTPGEMKALASW
- a CDS encoding GntR family transcriptional regulator produces the protein MSVDSAAERVYRETKELILSGRMPPGRLISEGDVAVRMDVSRTPVREAFVRLQSEDLLELIPKRGAVVTPVPLTEAADVLESRAALEVAAVRRMAARQDDTAPLLRLLAELVAEQRRTADGRDVAGFAELDARLHREIVTAAGNGLAERFYATLADRQRRMNVWAIMPDPGRMHTLADEHETLARHIGAHDVPGFEVALRAHLMATHGAAAQWLA
- a CDS encoding MFS transporter; protein product: MSALRTGPAPAPRPETAGFGGEWVVVAALMAMVGWGGNEFTPLLAVYREHGYSAVGVDALLAAYVAGLVPGLLIASALSDMLGRKPVMLAGGAAAVLGSALIALGPYGPVFVAAGRLLSGLGIGIAMAVGTTWVKELSAGASPDAGARRAAMAMTVGLATGPGVAGLLAQWAPWPRVLPYAVHVVLTLPVLAAVAAHAVETRARDDGPPSLFGRLRVPAAADSCVWCCPSHPGSSARSPSPMWSCHSSSKPAPAATASSWRPR
- a CDS encoding ArsR/SmtB family transcription factor; the protein is MPKQELHVLGQDGADGCGPALLTAPLAADEAGELARVFKALGDPVRLQLLSMIASRAGGEVCVCDLTPAFDLSQPTISHHLKLLREAGLIEGERRGTWVYYRLIAETTDRLAAILTRPGGRSGAEA
- the arsB gene encoding ACR3 family arsenite efflux transporter: MTAVPVRLSFTDRYLAVWILAAMAAGLGLGRMVPGLGDVLAAVEIGGISLPIAFGLLVMMYPVLAKVRYDRLDAVTGDRRLMVSSLVVNWLVGPAVMFALAWLFLPDQPEYRTGLIIVGLARCIAMVIIWNDLACGDREAAAVLVALNSVFQVLAFGLLGWFYLDLLPGRLGLGEGESLDISPWKIAANVLVFLGIPLVAGFLTRRLGEKRLGREAYETRFLPRIGPWALYGLLFTIVVLFALQGDTITARPLDVARIALPLLVYFAVLWFGTFALGKALGLPYDRTATLAFTAAGNNFELAIAVAIGTFGVTSGQALAGVVGPLIEVPVLVGLVYVALARRGRFTRPEGSLAGVR